From Pseudomonas poae, the proteins below share one genomic window:
- a CDS encoding peptidylprolyl isomerase has protein sequence MKKPTLMISAGALALLVVAVGLSVRPGSDPVAAQQPAPVPNPTTGGPAVARLGNQQIDLPELKSVLASLPAESREQLRGNRGALETWLRSRLAQKAVLEQADAQGWRQRPEVEQQTRAATEQIVFRDYMLSVSQVPADYPSAAELQQAYDSGKAQWVTPPLYRVSQIFLAVNDPQTLDAVRRQAQDLSRRAQAAPGDFAALATQFSQDPDTAARGGDSGMQPLQQLVPQVRDAVARLKVGAVSEVVQSSAGFHVLKLTGQQPARTATLEELRPRLTEALRAQRQEQIAKAYLEGMLNTATLSIDGAELNKVLE, from the coding sequence GTGAAGAAGCCAACCCTGATGATCAGCGCGGGTGCGCTGGCCTTGCTGGTGGTGGCGGTGGGCTTGAGCGTGCGCCCGGGCAGCGACCCGGTGGCGGCGCAACAGCCGGCACCGGTGCCCAACCCGACAACCGGCGGGCCGGCAGTGGCGCGCCTGGGTAATCAACAGATCGACTTGCCGGAGCTGAAAAGCGTGCTGGCGAGCCTGCCGGCCGAATCCCGCGAGCAACTGCGTGGCAATCGCGGCGCCCTGGAAACCTGGCTGCGCTCGCGTTTGGCGCAAAAGGCTGTGCTCGAACAGGCCGACGCCCAGGGCTGGCGCCAGCGCCCGGAGGTGGAGCAACAGACCCGCGCCGCTACCGAGCAAATCGTGTTTCGCGACTACATGTTGTCGGTCAGCCAGGTACCGGCCGATTACCCCAGCGCGGCCGAACTGCAACAGGCTTACGACAGCGGCAAGGCACAATGGGTGACGCCGCCGTTGTACCGGGTGAGCCAGATTTTTCTCGCGGTCAATGACCCGCAAACCCTCGATGCCGTACGCCGCCAGGCCCAGGACCTGAGCCGCCGCGCTCAGGCGGCACCGGGTGATTTTGCGGCCCTCGCCACGCAATTTTCCCAAGACCCGGACACCGCAGCGCGCGGCGGCGATTCGGGCATGCAACCGTTGCAGCAACTGGTGCCACAAGTGCGCGACGCCGTAGCGCGCCTCAAGGTGGGTGCGGTCTCGGAGGTGGTGCAGAGTTCGGCGGGGTTTCATGTGCTCAAGCTCACCGGCCAGCAACCGGCGCGCACCGCCACCCTTGAAGAACTGCGCCCACGCCTGACCGAAGCCCTGCGCGCCCAGCGCCAGGAGCAGATCGCCAAGGCCTATCTGGAAGGCATGCTCAACACCGCGACCTTGAGTATCGACGGTGCCGAGCTGAACAAAGTGTTGGAGTAA
- a CDS encoding DNA repair protein, whose protein sequence is MNTRICGLLLLLVASGASAEGMEERLRTQLRSTTQQLQALQSEQAQASAARIAAETQAKQAQAQIKQLTAELEKTRGVAEQMAGQQQSLHSQAQAQVAASNEQIGKFKKAYEELLVLAKGKETERARLQAQLADRDTQVQQCSAKNQQMYGVAQQLLAAYEKIDVAEVMSIRQPFASGARVKFEELAQGFGDDLYKTRFDAPQAGVNH, encoded by the coding sequence ATGAACACGCGAATCTGCGGGCTGTTGTTGCTGCTGGTGGCCAGCGGCGCCAGCGCCGAAGGTATGGAGGAGCGCCTGCGCACGCAACTGCGCAGCACCACCCAGCAATTGCAGGCGTTGCAAAGTGAACAGGCCCAGGCCAGCGCGGCGCGTATCGCCGCCGAAACCCAGGCCAAGCAGGCCCAGGCGCAAATCAAACAACTGACCGCCGAACTGGAAAAGACCCGTGGTGTGGCCGAGCAAATGGCTGGCCAGCAACAAAGCCTGCACAGCCAGGCGCAAGCCCAGGTGGCGGCGAGCAACGAGCAGATCGGCAAATTCAAGAAAGCCTATGAAGAACTGCTGGTGCTCGCCAAGGGCAAGGAGACCGAACGTGCGCGCTTGCAGGCGCAATTGGCCGACCGTGACACACAAGTGCAGCAATGTTCAGCCAAGAATCAACAGATGTACGGCGTGGCCCAGCAGTTGCTCGCGGCCTACGAAAAGATCGACGTGGCCGAGGTGATGAGTATTCGCCAGCCCTTCGCCAGCGGTGCGCGGGTCAAGTTCGAGGAACTGGCCCAGGGCTTTGGCGACGATCTGTACAAAACCCGTTTCGATGCGCCTCAGGCGGGCGTTAATCACTGA
- a CDS encoding putative porin — protein MISPVNRLTLAVGIVIATLVGQATAAPVAPSENVTINLIRLLVQQGVLTQDTANGLIAQAEKEAQQARQANAAPVVAAGPTAAPGDVRVQYVPQAVRDQIRDQVKAEVMATAKQENWAQPNTFPDWVSRVTFDGDIRLRDESRYFSGNNSNEITDYAKLNDRGPYDVNKNTNTQLPPLLNTTKDRENLFRLRARLGMKAVISPEWTAGIRIGTGSDNNPVSTTQTLGGGFGKKDIWLDQGYLSWKATQDVTLTAGRFANPFYSTDMMYSGDLNFDGIAANFNHALNNEWGLFGTLGVFPVEYTSDTASSNGFDKEDSDTKWLFGGQIGANWKINRGNSLKGAVAYYHFDDIEGQRSSPCSPWSGQPACDSDGSRLAFMQKGNSVFLLRDITPNPATPGLTPEPQFVGLASKFDVLDLNLAWDAELPSDLKLRSQGNFIHNLAYDKGEMLKRSEGQIVNNINSKGQFESGGNALMVSFTLGSALEMRKRGDWNVLAGYKYIQPDALPDGFNDSSFHLGGTNAKGYFIGGNYGIDKNIYASARWLSASEVYGAPFEVDVMQLELNTRF, from the coding sequence ATGATTTCCCCCGTGAATCGACTGACCCTGGCGGTCGGCATAGTCATCGCGACCCTGGTCGGCCAGGCGACGGCAGCCCCGGTTGCCCCCTCGGAAAACGTCACCATCAACCTGATCCGCCTGCTGGTGCAGCAAGGTGTACTGACCCAGGACACCGCCAACGGGCTGATTGCCCAAGCTGAAAAAGAAGCCCAGCAGGCGCGCCAGGCCAATGCCGCGCCGGTGGTTGCTGCAGGCCCGACCGCAGCGCCTGGCGATGTGCGCGTGCAGTACGTGCCGCAGGCGGTTCGCGATCAGATCCGCGACCAGGTGAAGGCCGAAGTCATGGCTACCGCCAAGCAGGAAAACTGGGCACAGCCCAATACCTTTCCGGACTGGGTGTCCCGCGTGACGTTTGACGGCGATATCCGCCTGCGCGACGAGTCGCGCTACTTCTCGGGCAACAACAGCAACGAAATCACTGACTACGCCAAGCTCAATGACCGCGGGCCGTACGACGTCAACAAAAACACCAACACCCAGTTGCCGCCGCTGCTCAACACCACCAAGGACCGCGAAAACCTGTTCCGCCTGCGCGCACGCCTGGGCATGAAAGCGGTGATCTCGCCGGAATGGACCGCCGGTATTCGCATCGGCACCGGTTCCGACAATAACCCGGTGTCCACCACCCAGACCCTGGGCGGCGGCTTTGGCAAGAAAGACATCTGGCTCGACCAGGGCTACCTCAGCTGGAAGGCCACTCAGGATGTGACCCTTACCGCCGGGCGCTTTGCCAACCCGTTCTATTCCACCGACATGATGTATTCGGGTGACCTGAATTTCGACGGGATCGCCGCCAACTTCAACCATGCCCTGAACAACGAATGGGGCCTGTTCGGCACCCTCGGTGTATTCCCGGTCGAGTACACCTCCGACACCGCCAGCAGCAATGGCTTTGACAAGGAAGACAGCGACACCAAATGGCTGTTCGGCGGGCAGATCGGCGCCAACTGGAAGATCAACCGTGGTAACAGCCTCAAGGGTGCGGTGGCGTACTACCACTTCGACGACATCGAAGGCCAGCGCTCCAGCCCATGCTCGCCGTGGTCCGGCCAGCCGGCCTGCGACAGCGACGGCTCGCGCCTGGCCTTCATGCAGAAGGGCAACAGTGTGTTCCTCCTGCGCGATATCACCCCCAACCCGGCCACGCCCGGCCTGACACCCGAGCCGCAGTTCGTGGGCCTGGCCTCCAAATTTGATGTGCTGGACCTGAACCTGGCGTGGGATGCCGAGCTGCCAAGCGATCTCAAGCTGCGCTCCCAGGGCAACTTCATCCACAACCTGGCCTACGACAAGGGCGAAATGCTCAAGCGCAGCGAAGGCCAGATCGTCAACAACATCAACAGCAAGGGCCAGTTTGAAAGTGGCGGCAATGCCTTGATGGTCTCGTTCACCCTCGGCAGCGCGCTGGAGATGCGCAAGCGCGGCGACTGGAATGTGCTGGCGGGCTACAAGTACATCCAGCCTGACGCCTTGCCGGACGGCTTCAACGATTCCTCGTTTCACCTGGGCGGCACCAACGCCAAGGGGTACTTCATCGGCGGCAACTACGGCATCGACAAGAACATCTACGCCAGTGCGCGTTGGTTGAGCGCGTCCGAAGTGTACGGCGCGCCGTTCGAAGTGGATGTGATGCAACTGGAACTCAACACGCGCTTTTGA
- a CDS encoding histidine phosphatase family protein, translated as MQATRLTLICHAVTPMQKQGRFPDDESVAMDWQTAALSLAGRYKKSRRLLCGPESRARQTAGLFGRDAVIDHALRDGDFGHWKGQDVGALNGDELIAWLTDNASAPHGGESVDDVCARVGLWMQSLETQPGHVVAITHPFVIRAAMLYVMQFPISMFYLIDVEPLSATELRFNDVWRLRLETHA; from the coding sequence ATGCAGGCCACCCGTTTGACCCTTATCTGCCATGCCGTAACCCCCATGCAAAAGCAGGGGCGGTTTCCCGATGACGAATCAGTGGCGATGGATTGGCAAACCGCCGCGCTCTCCTTGGCCGGGCGCTACAAGAAAAGCCGGCGTTTACTCTGCGGGCCCGAATCACGAGCACGGCAGACCGCGGGACTGTTCGGCAGGGATGCAGTCATCGATCACGCCCTGCGCGACGGGGATTTCGGCCACTGGAAAGGCCAGGACGTTGGCGCGTTGAACGGGGACGAGTTGATAGCGTGGCTCACCGATAACGCCAGTGCCCCCCATGGCGGCGAGTCGGTGGATGACGTCTGCGCACGGGTAGGGCTGTGGATGCAATCCCTCGAAACCCAACCCGGGCATGTGGTGGCAATCACCCATCCCTTTGTGATCCGCGCCGCGATGCTGTATGTCATGCAGTTTCCCATCTCGATGTTCTACCTGATCGACGTAGAGCCATTGTCCGCCACCGAGTTGCGCTTCAACGATGTATGGCGCCTGCGCCTGGAAACTCACGCTTGA
- the cobF gene encoding precorrin-6A synthase (deacetylating) — MKRILIIGIGAGNPDYITMQAVKALNRTDVFFLMDKGQSKDKLIDLRREICETYITEPGYRFVEADCPERERGEIDYTTAVQDLNRDKQQTFERMINQEMADGEVGAFLAWGDPALYDSTIRILQAILASGRCTFEFEVIPGITSVQALAAQHKVPLNRIGKSIEITTGRRLAAGQASDADTLVVMLDAEDSYRTVADKDLDIYWGAYLGTPDEILISGKVSEVAEKIERVRKAARLENGWIMDTYLLRKP, encoded by the coding sequence ATGAAACGCATCCTGATCATCGGCATTGGCGCCGGCAACCCTGACTACATCACGATGCAGGCCGTGAAGGCGCTGAACCGCACCGACGTGTTTTTCCTGATGGACAAGGGCCAGAGCAAGGACAAGCTGATCGACCTGCGCCGCGAGATCTGCGAGACCTACATCACCGAGCCCGGCTACCGCTTTGTCGAGGCCGATTGCCCCGAGCGCGAGCGCGGCGAAATCGACTACACCACGGCCGTGCAGGACCTCAACCGCGACAAGCAGCAGACGTTTGAACGAATGATCAACCAGGAAATGGCTGACGGTGAAGTCGGCGCTTTCCTGGCGTGGGGCGACCCGGCGCTGTACGACAGCACCATTCGTATCCTGCAGGCGATTCTGGCCAGTGGCCGCTGCACCTTCGAGTTCGAAGTGATCCCTGGCATCACCAGCGTGCAGGCCCTGGCGGCCCAGCATAAAGTGCCGTTGAACCGCATCGGCAAGTCCATTGAAATCACTACCGGGCGCCGCTTGGCGGCGGGGCAGGCGAGTGATGCCGATACGTTGGTGGTGATGCTCGACGCCGAAGACTCCTACCGCACGGTGGCCGACAAGGACCTGGATATCTATTGGGGTGCTTACCTCGGCACGCCGGACGAAATCCTTATCAGCGGCAAAGTCAGCGAAGTGGCGGAAAAGATCGAACGGGTACGCAAGGCGGCGCGCCTGGAAAATGGCTGGATCATGGACACTTATTTATTGCGCAAACCTTGA
- a CDS encoding YbjN domain-containing protein, with translation MSMSELITSVTPQSLTELLQEAGYRVNQTEQNAIVQLLSASQGIGFAVRFGNPAAEQGNYVDFTYSCALRVQGELPEGLAQVWNASRRFARLSLQGEFLLMEMDVVVAGVGAPHLRSQLELWDRLLQEFIVYLREYSQQAAQLQAQAATAPADEEAPVL, from the coding sequence ATGAGCATGAGCGAATTGATCACCAGCGTCACCCCCCAGAGCCTGACCGAGTTGCTGCAAGAGGCCGGTTATCGGGTGAACCAGACCGAGCAGAACGCCATTGTGCAATTGCTCAGCGCCAGCCAGGGCATTGGCTTTGCCGTGCGCTTCGGCAATCCGGCGGCAGAGCAGGGCAACTATGTGGATTTCACCTACAGCTGCGCGCTGCGGGTGCAGGGCGAGCTGCCTGAGGGGCTGGCCCAGGTGTGGAATGCGTCGCGGCGCTTTGCGCGGTTGTCGCTGCAGGGCGAATTCCTGCTGATGGAAATGGATGTGGTGGTGGCCGGTGTCGGTGCGCCGCATCTGCGCAGCCAGCTGGAATTGTGGGACCGGCTGTTGCAGGAATTCATTGTCTACCTGCGTGAGTACAGCCAGCAGGCGGCGCAGTTGCAGGCCCAGGCCGCCACTGCGCCGGCTGACGAAGAGGCGCCGGTCCTGTGA
- a CDS encoding LysR family transcriptional regulator: protein MALLEPSGQQGPSAYRAPVESRSSWLALANEIDPEVARYFLVSARCGCFMQAARSLNIKATLLRKRLAQLEEQVRHSLFSYQGNGLVLSRDGQQLQAQLVALAHARRLPVVEQPLIRLAVAEPILHDILGRDLIALLRRNASVRLEIISLDSQLSLQAVDVDVVLWLSDGNGPVPGPSFATEPPRALARLRYLPHIAKRYSRLTTRPDSVEDLDDYMLVQWQPDAQVGALLPWNQVVEQRLAAVVQVHAYSLMLEMIRCGACIGLLPHYMSSFDRGLVGLPGLLADSMQRQVWLAVNAQVRDAEAVQVVVGLIVGTFEGRREWFE from the coding sequence ATGGCATTACTGGAACCGTCCGGCCAACAGGGGCCTTCAGCTTATCGTGCACCCGTCGAGTCGCGCAGCAGCTGGCTGGCCCTGGCCAACGAGATCGACCCGGAGGTGGCGCGCTACTTCCTGGTGAGTGCGCGTTGCGGCTGTTTCATGCAGGCGGCACGCAGCCTGAATATCAAGGCGACGCTGCTGCGCAAGCGTCTGGCGCAGCTGGAAGAACAGGTGCGCCACTCGTTGTTCAGCTACCAGGGCAATGGCTTGGTGCTCAGCCGCGATGGGCAACAATTGCAGGCCCAATTGGTCGCCCTGGCCCACGCACGGCGTTTGCCGGTGGTGGAGCAACCGCTGATCCGCCTGGCGGTGGCGGAACCTATTCTGCATGACATTCTCGGTCGTGACCTGATCGCCTTGCTGCGTCGTAATGCCAGCGTGCGGCTGGAGATTATTTCCCTCGATAGCCAGTTGTCGTTGCAAGCGGTTGATGTGGATGTGGTGCTTTGGCTGTCGGACGGTAACGGGCCGGTGCCTGGGCCGAGTTTCGCTACCGAACCGCCTCGGGCCCTGGCGCGTTTGCGGTATTTGCCGCATATCGCCAAGCGGTATTCGCGGCTGACTACGCGGCCGGACAGTGTGGAGGACCTGGATGATTACATGCTGGTGCAATGGCAGCCGGATGCACAGGTCGGTGCTTTGCTGCCGTGGAACCAGGTGGTGGAGCAACGGTTGGCGGCGGTGGTGCAGGTGCATGCTTATTCGCTGATGCTGGAGATGATTCGTTGTGGGGCTTGTATTGGGTTGCTGCCGCACTATATGAGTAGCTTTGACCGGGGGTTGGTGGGTTTGCCGGGGTTGTTGGCGGATAGCATGCAGCGCCAGGTGTGGCTGGCGGTGAATGCGCAGGTGCGGGATGCTGAGGCGGTGCAGGTGGTTGTGGGGTTGATTGTGGGGACGTTTGAGGGGAGGCGGGAGTGGTTTGAGTAG